The genomic region CGGCAGCCTGTGCGGCGTCGCTGTTCAGCGTTCCGCCGGTTCGCGCCATCCCCACACCTTCACGGAATTTGTCATGCGTTCGAGCCTCTTCTCGGTGTGCGCCGTTGCGCTGCTGATGGCCTGCGGTTGCGGCAGCCCCACGTCGACAAACAATGCGACCTCCGGCTCCGGGGACACGGCCAAGAAGCTGCGCATCGCCATGATTCCGAAGGGGGCGTCGCATGAATTCTGGAAATCGGTCGAAGCCGGCGCGCGGCGCGCGGAAGCGGAATTCAACGACGTCGAAGTCACCTGGAAGGGGCCGTTGTCGGAAGCGGATTTGAACGATCAGATTTCGATGATCGAAAATTTCGTCGCCGACGGATATGACGGCATCTGCGTGGCGCCGCTCGACGCCGACGCGCTGCGCAAGCCGCTTGATGGGGCGATGAAGGCGGGCATTCAGGTGCTGATCTTCGACTCCGCATTGACGAATAGCGATGGCATCGTCAGTTACGTCGCAACCAACAATCACCACGGCGGGCAGATGGCGGGCGAAGAATTGGCGCGATTGCTCGACGGGAAGGGCGAAGTCGTGTTGATGCGCTATGCCCTGAGTTCGGAAAGCACCGAACAGCGCGAGCAGGGATTCCTGGAGGCGCTCAAGAAGCATCCTGACATCAAGATTATCTTCGACGACTATGCCGGCGCCGGAGAAGACAAGGCGATTGCGCTTGGCGAGCAGATTCTTTTCAACCATGGCGACGCGGTCGACGGTATCTTCTGTCCCAACGAATCCACGGCCGCCGGCATGTTGACGGCGCTGCGTCGCGACCCGCGCGGCCTCGCGGGCAAGGTCAAACTCGTCGGTTTCGACGCTGGGGCGAAGTTAATCGACGGCCTGGAAAAGGGAGACTTGCACGCCACGATTCTGCAAGACCCGGTGAAGATGGGCTACGAATCCGTGAAATTGATGCGCGACAAACTGCAAGGCCGCGAAGTGTCGGCGCGCGTGGAAACCGGCGAGTTGCTGGCGACGACGGAGAACTGCCGCGCCCCGGAAGTGCGGAAGCTGTTGGAGCCGGAAGCTTCCAAATAGGAGTTGCCGGCGAAACACGCGAAATGACGCGAAAGGGGAGTCCAGAGAGAACGACTCACGGAACACACGAAAAGGTTGAGAGACCCGTTCCTTGTG from Planctomycetia bacterium harbors:
- a CDS encoding substrate-binding domain-containing protein produces the protein MRSSLFSVCAVALLMACGCGSPTSTNNATSGSGDTAKKLRIAMIPKGASHEFWKSVEAGARRAEAEFNDVEVTWKGPLSEADLNDQISMIENFVADGYDGICVAPLDADALRKPLDGAMKAGIQVLIFDSALTNSDGIVSYVATNNHHGGQMAGEELARLLDGKGEVVLMRYALSSESTEQREQGFLEALKKHPDIKIIFDDYAGAGEDKAIALGEQILFNHGDAVDGIFCPNESTAAGMLTALRRDPRGLAGKVKLVGFDAGAKLIDGLEKGDLHATILQDPVKMGYESVKLMRDKLQGREVSARVETGELLATTENCRAPEVRKLLEPEASK